The sequence below is a genomic window from Campylobacter ornithocola.
AAGATGAAATAAAATAAGTCATACAACTCAAAAATATAGTTAGACCCACAAGCGATATCTTTTTGTAAAAACTTTTAATTCTACTTAGCGATGAATCTTTAAAGACAATATCTTCAAGCAAAGACTGAACAAAATAACTTTGCTTACTAAAAGACTGTTTTACTTGAGCTAATGGTTTTTTTATATTATACTTTTCACAAATTGTATCAAGCATAAAATTTCTTGGCACATTTTCTTGATAAGCACTTACATAATATACCCCTCTTAAAACTGAACTATTTTTTAAAATATTTTCATTTTGGAGTTGCACGATAAAGTCTTTGCTCAATACAAATAAATTATCCAACTGCTTTAAAAATAAATAAATTTTATTTTTTTCCTCTATAGTGTATATAGAAGAATTTTTATCAACAAAACGTAAAAACAAAGATTTGCTTATCTCTTCAAAAGACTTTTGAATATCTTCTTCTTTAAAATGTTCTGCAAAACTTACACCAAAAGCTTTTTTTTGAATTTTTTCATTGAAAATATCAAAAAATTCTCTCATACCTTCTATTAAATCTAATTTTGAAAAAACAACATAAATAGGTAATTGTACACCTAAAATTTTTTCACACTCATGCACCCTTTTTGTTAAATAACGAATTAAATTATTAGAATATTCTTTTGTGTTTTCTAAAAACAATCGAGTATCAATTATTAAAATAATGCCATTTAATTTACTATGAAAATAATTCTTATTTAAAAATTTTAAAAAATTTTGCCAAATACTCTTTTTAATTAAAAAGTCTCTATTTTTCTCTATATCATCTTCGGGCAACTCATCGCTACTATTAGGATGAAAAAAATCTTCTTGAGAAAAATAATTTCCCTCAGTATCAAGCAAAGCGCCTTTCTTGGAAACATATAAGCTAAAATTATTGGTAGACTTATGCATCTTTTTATATGATTCTAAACTATCACTTAAAGGATATTCTATATCAGAATAATTTATAAAAGTACTTTTACCAGCACCTTCATTTCCTACAATAACAACAAGAGGCAAATTTTTAGTGTTGATATCTTTTTTCCATGTTTGTTTGGCATCTTTTAATGCGATAAAGAAATTTCTTTTTGCTTTGTATAAAAATTCATTAGATTCTTTTTTAATTTCTTTAAGTCTTATTCTTTTGTCATCCTTAAAAGATTTTATAAAATTACTTAAAGGCTTTAAAAGGAAAAACAAAAAAATACAACACCAAAATATAAAAATTATCCCAAATCTTAAATAAGAATTACTAAAAACATAAATTTCATTAAACGCAAATAAAGAACCATAAGCCCAAAAAAATAAACTTAAGACAACTAAAATAATAAGTATTAATGTGATTACGAAAATCCTAGATTTTAAAATTTGCATTATTTTTTGAAACATAATTTTTCCTAATATAAATTCAAATAATTTTTATTTCTATTTATTAATTTTATATTATTTTTACTTATTTTGTATTAAAATATTAAAAGCTTTTAATATAAATATAAATATAAAGTTAAAATTATAATCATAAGGAAAAACATGGCACAACCAGCATATATCAAAATCGAAGGTTCAACACAAGGACTTATTTCAAGTGGTGCTTCTACAGAAGCAAGTATAGGAAATCGCTATCAAGCAGGACACGAAGATGAGATTATGGCTCAAGAAATTTCTCATATTGTAACAGTTCCAGTTGATCAACAAAGTGGACAACCATCAGGACAAAGAGTTCATAAGCCTTTTACTTTCACTTGCTCTCTAAATAAAGCAGTTCCTCTACTTTACAATGCACTTACAAAAGGTGAAAGACTTCCGAGTGTTGAAGTTCATTGGTTTAGAACATCAACAAGTGGTGGACAAGAACATTTTTTTACAACTAAATTAGAAGATGCTATCATTACAGATATTACCTTAGTAATGCCAAATGCTCAAGAAGCA
It includes:
- a CDS encoding Hcp family type VI secretion system effector, encoding MAQPAYIKIEGSTQGLISSGASTEASIGNRYQAGHEDEIMAQEISHIVTVPVDQQSGQPSGQRVHKPFTFTCSLNKAVPLLYNALTKGERLPSVEVHWFRTSTSGGQEHFFTTKLEDAIITDITLVMPNAQEANNHDKTELFKVSLNYRKVIWEHTAAGTSGSDDWREANS